A region from the uncultured Holophaga sp. genome encodes:
- a CDS encoding fumarate hydratase: MADCPIPKLTPVEDKSLLPESWRADLGDLRTLDLKAPLLELIRRTTSRLPQDVIQALAEGRSRETDATRASNTLDTMLENIILADAHMAPLCQDTGTVIFWVRHPYGASQVALKRQIREVVVEATRRSWLRPNCVAALSGKNGGDNLDPFREGHPVIHFEEWENPEVEISVMLKGGGCENVGAQYRLPEVTLGAGRDLKGVRKCIIDAVVKAQGQGCAPGILGVAIGGDRVTGYEKSKELLLRRLDEPNPDPAMAAFEKALVADLNTLGIGPMGFGGRTTVLGAAVEEMFRHPASFYVSISYMCWSSRRMVLRLRDASPAIFE; the protein is encoded by the coding sequence ATGGCCGATTGTCCTATCCCGAAACTCACCCCCGTCGAAGACAAGTCCCTGCTGCCGGAGTCGTGGCGGGCGGACCTGGGCGACCTCAGGACCCTGGACCTGAAGGCCCCCCTGCTGGAGCTCATCCGGCGCACTACCTCCCGGCTCCCCCAGGATGTGATCCAGGCCCTGGCCGAGGGGCGCAGTCGGGAGACCGACGCGACCCGGGCCTCCAACACCCTGGACACCATGCTGGAGAACATCATCCTGGCCGATGCCCATATGGCGCCCCTCTGTCAGGACACCGGCACGGTGATCTTCTGGGTCCGCCATCCCTACGGGGCCTCCCAGGTGGCCCTCAAGCGCCAGATCCGGGAGGTGGTGGTGGAGGCGACCCGCCGGAGCTGGCTGCGTCCCAACTGCGTGGCCGCCCTCTCCGGCAAGAACGGAGGGGACAACCTGGACCCCTTCCGCGAGGGGCATCCCGTCATCCACTTCGAGGAGTGGGAAAATCCCGAGGTGGAGATCAGCGTCATGTTGAAGGGCGGAGGCTGCGAGAACGTCGGCGCCCAGTACCGTCTCCCCGAGGTGACCCTCGGTGCCGGCCGGGACCTCAAGGGGGTTCGCAAGTGCATCATCGATGCCGTGGTCAAGGCCCAGGGGCAGGGCTGTGCCCCTGGCATCCTCGGCGTGGCCATCGGCGGGGACCGGGTGACGGGGTATGAAAAGAGCAAGGAGTTGCTCCTGCGCCGCCTGGACGAGCCCAATCCCGACCCCGCCATGGCAGCCTTCGAGAAGGCCCTGGTGGCGGATCTGAACACCCTGGGCATCGGTCCCATGGGCTTCGGGGGGCGCACCACGGTGCTGGGCGCGGCGGTGGAGGAGATGTTCCGCCACCCCGCCAGTTTTTATGTGAGCATCAGCTACATGTGCTGGAGCAGCCGCCGCATGGTGCTCCGCCTGCGGGACGCCAGCCCCGCGATCTTCGAGTAG
- a CDS encoding RNA polymerase sigma factor, translating into MMTLSAILPMQPADTDNPLHAPEVLEWVKSAQTGDQAAFANLVRRFQRDVYGKAFSILKSHSDTDDVVQETFIRAYRALPGFRFEASFRTWIITIATRQALGYRERLRHQHDPLEDEESGREHPALRVEEPQLSALLDEESRRLLREAMPRLPERQKEALSLKIHKDWKYEQIAQAMGISVGSVKAHIFHAIQNLSRQLKGGLS; encoded by the coding sequence ATGATGACCCTTTCCGCCATTTTGCCCATGCAGCCCGCCGACACGGACAATCCACTGCACGCCCCAGAGGTCCTGGAATGGGTGAAGTCCGCCCAGACCGGAGACCAGGCGGCCTTCGCCAACCTGGTCCGACGCTTCCAGCGGGATGTCTATGGCAAGGCCTTCTCCATCCTGAAGAGCCACAGTGACACGGACGATGTGGTCCAGGAGACTTTCATCCGTGCCTACCGCGCCCTCCCAGGCTTCCGCTTCGAGGCCAGCTTCCGCACCTGGATCATCACCATCGCCACCCGCCAGGCCCTGGGGTACCGGGAGCGTCTGCGCCACCAGCACGATCCCCTGGAGGACGAGGAGAGCGGGCGGGAACACCCTGCCCTGCGAGTGGAGGAGCCCCAGCTCAGCGCCCTTCTGGACGAAGAGTCCCGCCGTCTCCTCCGGGAGGCCATGCCCCGCCTGCCGGAGCGCCAGAAGGAGGCCCTGAGCCTCAAGATCCACAAGGACTGGAAGTATGAGCAGATCGCCCAGGCCATGGGGATCTCGGTGGGCAGCGTCAAGGCCCACATTTTCCACGCCATCCAGAACCTGAGCCGCCAACTGAAAGGGGGTCTCTCATGA
- the prmC gene encoding peptide chain release factor N(5)-glutamine methyltransferase gives MTTYADLRQFLRSSLAAFLPPEEASAEASRWFSEGLGRESAWFHAHGLDPVPDAERHQIGAWLERREKGEPWAYILGWTQWRGRRFSTCSDALIPRPETELVLEAALEVGRRLGVLHATDVGTGTGILGITLALETDWEVTASDLSPKALALAQRNARDLGAQLRFCKGSLLGPVPDPVGLVISNPPYIDPADRPKLQRELDFEPEMALYAPERGLALATELMSQARVRSCPGCVLEIGAGQGDELKTRASAMGWKRVLVHRDFAGHDRVLVAIG, from the coding sequence ATGACCACCTACGCCGATCTCCGGCAGTTCCTCCGCAGCTCCCTGGCCGCCTTTCTGCCGCCGGAGGAGGCCAGTGCCGAGGCCTCCCGCTGGTTCAGCGAGGGGCTGGGGCGCGAGTCTGCCTGGTTCCATGCCCATGGGCTCGACCCCGTCCCCGATGCCGAGCGGCACCAGATCGGAGCCTGGCTCGAGCGGCGGGAGAAGGGCGAGCCCTGGGCTTACATTCTGGGCTGGACCCAGTGGCGCGGGCGCCGCTTCTCGACCTGCTCCGATGCCCTCATCCCTCGCCCCGAGACCGAGCTGGTCCTGGAGGCTGCGCTGGAGGTCGGCAGGCGCCTCGGGGTGCTCCATGCCACGGATGTGGGCACGGGAACCGGGATCCTGGGCATCACCCTGGCGTTGGAGACAGACTGGGAGGTGACGGCCTCGGACCTGAGCCCCAAGGCCCTGGCCCTTGCCCAGCGCAACGCCCGGGACCTGGGGGCACAGCTCCGCTTCTGCAAGGGGAGCCTCCTGGGACCCGTGCCGGATCCCGTGGGGCTGGTGATCTCCAATCCCCCCTACATTGATCCGGCGGATCGACCGAAGTTGCAGCGGGAGTTGGATTTCGAGCCCGAGATGGCCCTGTACGCCCCGGAGCGGGGCCTGGCTCTGGCGACGGAACTGATGAGCCAGGCCCGGGTCCGCTCCTGTCCCGGCTGTGTGCTGGAGATCGGTGCCGGACAGGGGGATGAGCTGAAGACCAGGGCCAGTGCCATGGGCTGGAAGCGGGTGCTGGTCCACCGTGACTTTGCAGGACACGACCGGGTCCTTGTGGCCATCGGGTAG
- a CDS encoding flagellar basal body L-ring protein FlgH, which translates to MRKLLPIVLVLLGVGCSLPKRHDTTLTKKNRIPYVEDGMGQMPISDGSLWRDRSLVADLRAAHLNDLVTIKISEATSAISKADLTTGREGSNKWTTPTQLLKEAKSTTTTNKYKGTGTTGRSATFTTTVTARVVKVMGNGNLIFEGFRDIQLNNETQRLYVAGLLDPTRLDNSNTISSGQVAELRIGYGGQGVVDETLKPGYISRLLNFIWPF; encoded by the coding sequence ATGCGGAAATTGTTGCCCATCGTTCTGGTGCTCCTGGGGGTGGGTTGTTCACTCCCCAAGCGCCACGACACAACCCTCACCAAGAAGAACCGGATCCCCTATGTGGAGGACGGAATGGGGCAGATGCCCATCTCCGACGGTTCCCTCTGGCGGGACCGCTCTCTGGTGGCCGATCTGCGGGCCGCTCACCTGAATGATCTGGTGACCATCAAGATCAGTGAGGCCACCAGCGCCATCTCCAAGGCCGACCTGACCACCGGGCGTGAGGGCTCCAACAAGTGGACCACCCCCACCCAGCTCCTCAAGGAAGCCAAGAGCACCACCACGACCAACAAATACAAAGGCACCGGCACCACGGGCCGCAGTGCGACCTTCACGACGACGGTCACTGCGCGGGTGGTCAAGGTCATGGGGAATGGCAACCTCATCTTCGAGGGGTTCCGGGACATCCAGCTCAACAACGAGACCCAGCGACTCTATGTGGCGGGACTCCTGGATCCCACCCGCCTGGACAACAGCAACACCATCAGCAGCGGGCAGGTGGCTGAGCTCCGCATCGGCTACGGTGGGCAGGGCGTGGTGGACGAGACCCTCAAGCCCGGCTACATCAGCCGCCTCCTGAACTTCATCTGGCCCTTCTGA
- the lptE gene encoding LPS assembly lipoprotein LptE has protein sequence MRRALFLPLLLGLSACGYQRLDRRPHSASWMQPGTIRIASFQNRTTRLGAEETFRRALENRIVAATPWELVPPGSSSRWVLQCTLLRYDVKVLGLSLGSSSVKGSAGTASRVEVVVVASVQLLDGRTGEVVASRPQLTFSNQYRVDQNFASFENRELRVLETLADDFAESFLTQLLEGGRG, from the coding sequence ATGCGCCGCGCACTGTTTCTTCCCCTCCTCCTGGGGCTCAGCGCCTGCGGGTATCAGCGCCTGGACCGTCGCCCCCACTCTGCCAGCTGGATGCAGCCGGGCACCATCCGCATCGCCAGTTTCCAGAACCGTACCACCCGGCTGGGGGCAGAGGAGACCTTCCGGCGAGCCCTGGAGAACCGTATCGTCGCGGCGACCCCTTGGGAGCTGGTGCCCCCTGGCAGCTCCAGCCGCTGGGTACTGCAGTGCACGCTCCTGCGCTATGACGTGAAGGTGCTGGGGCTCTCCCTGGGCTCCTCCAGTGTCAAAGGTTCTGCGGGTACCGCCAGCCGGGTGGAGGTGGTGGTGGTGGCCTCGGTGCAGCTCCTGGACGGGCGCACGGGGGAGGTGGTGGCCTCCAGGCCCCAGCTCACCTTCTCCAACCAGTACCGGGTGGACCAGAACTTCGCCAGCTTCGAGAACCGCGAGCTCCGGGTGCTCGAAACCCTGGCAGACGACTTCGCGGAGAGCTTCCTGACCCAGCTCCTCGAGGGGGGGCGCGGATGA
- a CDS encoding FumA C-terminus/TtdB family hydratase beta subunit, whose protein sequence is MIRLTTPIQDADIRALQVGDEVLLSGRVVLSRDMGHKFMVEQKPEWLRPLLEDAVIYHCGPVVRREEDGTWSFVSSGPTTSIREEPYQAEVLETYRVRGVIGKGGMGSRTSAGLQKVGACYFHATGGAGALIAERVKRVVDVKMLEEFGSPEAFWVVEVEDFPLVVTMDSHGGSLHEEVLAASLAQAKILSA, encoded by the coding sequence ATGATCCGATTGACCACACCCATCCAGGATGCCGACATCCGAGCCCTCCAGGTGGGCGATGAGGTCCTGCTCAGTGGCCGCGTGGTCCTGAGCCGGGACATGGGACACAAGTTCATGGTGGAGCAGAAGCCCGAGTGGCTGCGCCCCCTCCTGGAGGATGCCGTGATCTACCACTGCGGCCCCGTGGTCCGGAGGGAGGAGGACGGCACCTGGAGCTTTGTCTCCTCAGGTCCCACCACCAGCATCCGGGAGGAGCCCTACCAGGCCGAGGTGCTGGAGACCTACCGGGTGCGCGGCGTCATCGGGAAGGGGGGCATGGGTTCCCGGACCAGTGCCGGTCTGCAGAAGGTGGGCGCCTGCTACTTCCACGCCACAGGCGGAGCCGGGGCCCTGATTGCAGAGCGGGTGAAGCGAGTGGTGGATGTGAAGATGCTGGAGGAATTCGGTAGCCCCGAGGCCTTCTGGGTCGTGGAGGTGGAGGACTTCCCCCTGGTGGTCACCATGGACAGTCACGGTGGCAGTCTCCATGAAGAGGTCCTGGCGGCGAGCTTGGCCCAGGCCAAGATCCTCAGCGCCTGA
- the hpt gene encoding hypoxanthine phosphoribosyltransferase — MAMSRSRIYPLFTEDQLRVRIRELGEQLTKDYAGTHPVVIGLLNGVFPFFADLTRAMDLDMDISFMRVSSYGGGTDSTGEVKIIHDLDKSIQGRHALIVEDIVDTGLTLQKVRNLLMDRGPLSLKIVSLLDKPSRRRVEVPVDYVGYSIEDHFVVGFGLDLDGKYRNLPYVGIYNPA; from the coding sequence ATGGCCATGTCCCGAAGCCGCATCTACCCCCTGTTCACCGAAGATCAGCTGCGGGTGAGGATCCGCGAGCTGGGTGAGCAGCTCACCAAGGACTACGCCGGCACCCATCCCGTGGTGATCGGGCTGCTCAACGGGGTCTTCCCCTTCTTTGCGGATCTCACCCGGGCCATGGACCTGGACATGGACATCAGCTTCATGCGGGTCTCCAGCTACGGCGGGGGGACCGACAGCACCGGCGAGGTGAAGATCATCCACGACCTCGACAAGTCCATCCAGGGGCGCCACGCCCTGATCGTCGAGGACATCGTGGATACCGGGCTCACCCTCCAGAAAGTCCGCAATCTCCTCATGGATCGGGGACCTCTGAGCCTCAAGATCGTGTCGTTGCTGGACAAGCCCAGTCGTCGCAGGGTGGAGGTGCCTGTGGATTATGTCGGCTACTCCATCGAAGACCACTTCGTGGTGGGCTTCGGTCTGGACCTGGACGGCAAATACCGCAACCTGCCCTACGTGGGCATCTACAATCCCGCCTGA